In the genome of Flexistipes sinusarabici DSM 4947, one region contains:
- the dmpI gene encoding 4-oxalocrotonate tautomerase DmpI, with amino-acid sequence MPVITVEGPKTDDLSKKRDFVEKVTEAASEFYSLPEESIIILMKENRQDNVSVGGKLLTDKK; translated from the coding sequence ATGCCGGTGATAACTGTAGAAGGGCCTAAAACTGATGATTTATCCAAGAAAAGAGATTTCGTGGAGAAAGTCACAGAGGCGGCTTCGGAATTTTATTCCCTGCCTGAAGAGAGTATAATTATTTTAATGAAAGAAAACAGGCAGGACAATGTCAGTGTCGGAGGGAAGCTGCTTACTGACAAAAAATAG
- a CDS encoding IS5 family transposase: MRPKKQDSTTQELLEPLLVNIIDMKHPLIQLADKIDWEYFEKEFGSLYHRNDGRPGIPIRMMVGFHYLKYTYNLSDEDVVHGWKENPYWQYFTGEKVFQTKVPINPTSMTRFRNRLKEEDLLKFLEETINTAFRSGYLNKNDVKKVAADTTVQEKNITFPTDIKLFYTMIKYLVKFSKKHEIRLKETHEYSGKKLLMKYSGYVHAKQYKRAGKAVKKMKTKMGKLYRSIERVLPEELRNSDEFQQLKLFYESLWNRSKKSKNKLYSLHSPEVECISKGKSHKRYEFGNKVGFVGTLKKNFILSCKSFHGNPYDGHTLEENLCEAKTLLGSNGTIDTILVDLGYRKHNYRGDAKVHVVPRSMKKFKVNFKRLLKRRSCVEATIGHTKRDNRMDRNYLKGKEGDKANAILAASGHNLRLILAFLLFFLKKFMDNIAKKLANFANEVFLDKKYAKIYV, from the coding sequence ATGCGTCCTAAGAAGCAAGATTCGACGACACAAGAGCTTTTAGAACCACTGCTTGTTAACATTATAGATATGAAACATCCATTAATACAATTAGCAGATAAAATAGACTGGGAATATTTTGAGAAAGAATTTGGCAGTCTTTATCACCGTAACGATGGTCGCCCAGGAATTCCAATACGTATGATGGTTGGGTTTCATTATTTGAAATACACGTACAATTTGAGTGATGAAGACGTGGTGCATGGCTGGAAAGAAAACCCTTACTGGCAGTACTTCACTGGAGAAAAGGTATTCCAGACAAAGGTGCCGATAAATCCAACCAGCATGACAAGATTTCGGAATCGTTTAAAAGAAGAAGATTTGTTGAAGTTTTTAGAGGAGACAATTAACACTGCTTTTCGTAGTGGTTATCTTAATAAGAATGACGTAAAGAAAGTAGCTGCAGATACGACGGTGCAGGAAAAGAACATAACGTTTCCAACGGACATAAAACTTTTTTATACAATGATCAAATATCTTGTGAAATTTTCAAAGAAGCATGAGATAAGGTTAAAGGAGACACATGAATATTCCGGCAAGAAGCTATTGATGAAATATAGTGGCTATGTTCATGCGAAACAGTACAAGAGAGCGGGTAAGGCAGTAAAAAAGATGAAGACAAAGATGGGCAAATTATATCGTTCTATAGAAAGGGTTTTACCTGAGGAATTGAGGAATTCGGATGAGTTTCAACAGCTAAAGTTATTTTACGAGAGTTTGTGGAATCGGAGTAAAAAGAGCAAGAACAAACTTTACAGTCTTCACAGTCCAGAGGTTGAGTGCATTAGCAAGGGCAAGAGCCATAAGAGGTATGAGTTTGGTAACAAAGTAGGTTTTGTTGGTACATTGAAGAAGAATTTTATACTGAGTTGCAAATCATTTCACGGCAATCCTTATGACGGTCATACATTAGAAGAGAATTTATGTGAAGCAAAAACCCTTTTGGGTAGTAACGGTACAATAGATACGATATTGGTAGATTTGGGTTACAGGAAGCACAATTATAGAGGGGATGCAAAAGTCCATGTAGTTCCACGCAGTATGAAGAAATTCAAAGTTAATTTTAAGAGGTTATTGAAAAGACGAAGTTGTGTTGAGGCGACGATAGGTCATACTAAGCGAGATAACCGGATGGACAGAAATTATCTGAAAGGCAAAGAGGGAGATAAAGCTAATGCGATTTTGGCAGCAAGTGGACATAATTTAAGGCTGATACTGGCCTTTCTTTTATTTTTTCTCAAAAAATTTATGGATAATATTGCAAAAAAATTAGCAAATTTTGCAAACGAAGTGTTTCTGGATAAAAAGTATGCCAAAATATATGTATAG
- a CDS encoding EAL domain-containing protein, giving the protein MILKDDLTGLPNRNSLINKLNVQKCKKIVLLGIDIKNFGEINSCYGNEEGDNFLVSFGKKLSEFANSLVFNNTEVYRLHSDVFALAACLDKTSLKENLLDFAEMIVKKLENFISENPIRINSLSVTPSFVCGISHNDNFYGDNIGSNLFNRMDIALREAKSRNMKKISYCQIDDEVEKFYERNILWSNILKNVLQGKSKMILKPYYQAIKKIRTGEIPKYECLIRMVGKNDVISPSMFLASAEQLGLLASIGRIVISESCKIFRSLQSGFSINITAQDLTDEGFENFLLSQCDTNNIAHERVTLEILENEEIYNLRSKIINLKKIGFKIAIDDFGVGYSNFSRHHEINIDYIKIDGSLIENLPKSSKSYKTVKSIVSYAQSINAETIAEFVTNSDIYNKLKDLGVDYAQGYAIGKPAESILSA; this is encoded by the coding sequence ATGATTTTAAAGGATGATTTGACAGGGCTTCCCAACAGGAACAGTTTGATTAATAAGCTGAATGTTCAAAAATGCAAAAAGATTGTTTTATTGGGCATTGATATTAAAAATTTCGGGGAGATAAACAGCTGCTATGGAAATGAAGAAGGGGATAATTTTCTGGTAAGCTTTGGGAAAAAATTGTCCGAATTTGCTAATTCTTTGGTTTTCAATAATACAGAAGTCTACAGACTGCACAGTGATGTTTTTGCTCTTGCAGCCTGTCTGGATAAAACATCTTTAAAGGAAAACCTTCTCGACTTTGCAGAGATGATTGTAAAAAAGCTTGAAAACTTTATAAGTGAAAATCCTATTCGGATTAACAGCTTAAGTGTAACACCGTCTTTTGTATGCGGGATTTCCCATAACGACAATTTTTATGGCGACAATATTGGAAGTAACCTTTTTAACAGAATGGATATAGCATTAAGGGAAGCAAAAAGTCGAAATATGAAGAAAATCTCATATTGCCAGATTGACGATGAAGTGGAAAAATTTTATGAGAGAAACATTCTATGGTCGAATATTCTAAAAAATGTACTGCAGGGTAAAAGTAAGATGATTTTGAAACCTTATTATCAGGCAATCAAGAAAATCAGAACCGGAGAGATCCCTAAGTATGAATGCCTTATAAGAATGGTTGGGAAAAATGATGTTATATCACCTTCAATGTTTCTGGCGTCTGCAGAGCAGCTCGGTCTTTTAGCTTCAATAGGAAGAATCGTTATATCCGAAAGTTGTAAAATCTTCAGGAGTCTTCAAAGCGGTTTTTCAATTAATATAACAGCTCAGGATCTAACTGATGAGGGGTTTGAGAATTTTCTGCTTAGTCAATGTGATACCAATAATATCGCTCATGAAAGGGTTACGTTGGAAATTCTGGAAAATGAGGAAATTTACAATCTGAGATCAAAAATTATTAATCTTAAAAAAATCGGATTTAAGATTGCTATTGATGATTTTGGTGTCGGTTATTCCAATTTCAGCAGGCATCATGAGATAAATATTGACTATATTAAAATCGACGGCAGCCTTATTGAAAACCTTCCTAAATCAAGCAAATCTTATAAAACGGTAAAATCGATTGTAAGTTATGCACAGAGCATTAATGCTGAAACAATAGCAGAATTTGTAACGAATTCAGATATTTATAACAAACTGAAAGATCTGGGCGTTGACTATGCCCAGGGGTATGCAATCGGCAAACCTGCCGAAAGTATACTCAGTGCCTGA
- the mltB gene encoding lytic murein transglycosylase B, whose translation MFTLLFSLCFLSSSHSLVIGDKIAEKFELPKRYVKESLSKAEIVDQVTDLISKPAEAEEWGDYKKIFVNEQRISMGRDFYRKYREELERAENEFYVPSEIIAAVLGVETFFGRYTPKFNALDSLYTLAMNFEERREYFTYELGNLLVYSYKNNINPKEIRSSYAGAIGYPQFMPSNVLKYAVDFDEDGQVDLVNSMSDAIGSVANFLKQHGWHYSDPTAVSVVYGSEKLTGEWMSISSLKEKGVSFPFGLSGHKAKLIRLKDEGKDIYWAVFHNFEVLKRYNPSNKYALSVLLLAVALE comes from the coding sequence ATGTTTACTCTACTTTTTTCTTTATGTTTCTTATCTTCCTCACATTCTTTGGTTATCGGTGATAAGATTGCTGAAAAGTTCGAACTACCAAAGCGCTATGTAAAAGAGAGTTTATCAAAAGCAGAAATTGTTGACCAAGTCACAGACTTGATTTCAAAACCTGCTGAGGCTGAGGAATGGGGGGATTATAAAAAAATATTTGTCAATGAACAGAGAATTTCCATGGGGAGAGATTTTTACAGAAAATACAGGGAGGAACTGGAGAGAGCTGAAAACGAATTCTACGTTCCCTCTGAAATTATTGCAGCCGTTTTGGGTGTCGAAACGTTTTTCGGCAGATATACACCGAAGTTTAACGCTTTGGATTCACTGTATACACTTGCAATGAATTTTGAAGAAAGGAGAGAATATTTCACATACGAACTGGGGAATCTCCTGGTCTATTCTTATAAGAATAATATTAATCCCAAAGAGATACGGTCATCATATGCAGGTGCGATAGGGTATCCTCAGTTTATGCCTTCAAATGTTTTAAAATATGCAGTGGATTTTGATGAAGACGGTCAGGTTGATTTGGTAAATTCCATGTCCGATGCAATAGGCAGTGTGGCAAATTTTCTCAAACAACACGGCTGGCATTATTCCGATCCCACCGCTGTATCGGTTGTCTATGGCAGCGAAAAGCTGACCGGTGAGTGGATGAGTATTTCCAGTTTAAAGGAGAAAGGTGTTAGTTTTCCGTTCGGATTATCAGGGCATAAAGCTAAGCTTATACGACTCAAAGACGAGGGAAAGGATATTTACTGGGCTGTTTTTCATAATTTTGAAGTTTTGAAAAGATATAATCCCAGTAACAAATATGCTTTGTCTGTACTTTTACTTGCTGTTGCTTTAGAATAA
- a CDS encoding IS1380-like element ISFsi1 family transposase has protein sequence MSKLNYKLERSNDKITPFGGISLLIPLLDKMGIRDFLDKELDHPGSNRGKPPSSKIIPVILSMICGGRSFSDIDKLSFDKVLSYISGIEDIPDSSSISRYFSKTESMLDEVAVNKTISKLGSLNYKIVKDALKRENLFSVTLDQDATYAKVYKRDAKYCYKKFKAYSSMTCFIGESGYCIDEEFREGNVSAQVGILEQLQRVHKYLESCGIEVSNVRNDSAGYQSKVLNYCFDNDLTFFIGGDLDSSVRKGINHIPSDSWKRYRNRYGDESDNEEIAEFIHCMENTKESFRIIVVRKKIESDNPTVPELLGDKYEYRVIATNSKLDAEKVVHFYNLRGVCEYNIKEAKYGFNLKSFPSGNLAGNGLWFKTGILAYNLIMYLKRIIMGGVYKNKEMGSIRYQVISIAGKLVSHGGNKLKLCCSVDMFKKMEQWRTECLTL, from the coding sequence ATGAGCAAACTAAACTACAAATTAGAAAGAAGCAATGATAAAATTACCCCATTTGGTGGAATATCTTTGTTAATCCCACTGTTAGATAAGATGGGCATCCGAGATTTCCTTGATAAAGAACTTGATCATCCAGGCTCTAACAGAGGCAAACCGCCATCTTCTAAAATAATTCCTGTTATTCTATCGATGATATGCGGTGGCAGGAGTTTCAGTGATATCGACAAACTTTCTTTTGATAAGGTTTTAAGCTATATCAGCGGTATTGAAGATATCCCGGATAGTTCCAGCATCAGTAGGTATTTTTCAAAAACAGAAAGCATGTTGGATGAAGTAGCAGTTAATAAAACAATCAGCAAACTGGGCAGTCTCAACTATAAAATAGTGAAAGATGCTTTAAAAAGAGAAAATTTATTTTCAGTTACTCTGGATCAGGACGCCACTTATGCAAAGGTGTATAAAAGGGATGCCAAGTATTGTTATAAGAAATTTAAAGCATACAGTTCTATGACGTGTTTTATAGGAGAGAGCGGTTATTGTATAGACGAGGAATTTCGGGAAGGCAATGTAAGTGCCCAGGTTGGCATACTTGAACAGCTTCAGAGAGTCCATAAATATCTTGAATCTTGTGGTATAGAAGTATCCAATGTTCGTAATGATTCTGCCGGTTACCAATCTAAAGTATTGAATTACTGTTTTGATAACGATTTAACGTTTTTTATAGGAGGTGACCTTGATAGTTCAGTTCGTAAAGGAATAAATCATATACCATCTGATTCATGGAAAAGATATAGAAATAGGTATGGAGATGAAAGCGATAATGAGGAAATAGCAGAGTTTATTCACTGTATGGAAAACACTAAGGAGAGTTTCCGTATAATAGTTGTTCGTAAGAAAATTGAGTCAGACAACCCCACAGTTCCGGAGCTTCTTGGTGATAAATATGAATATCGTGTTATTGCAACTAATTCAAAACTGGATGCAGAAAAGGTGGTACATTTTTATAATTTGCGCGGTGTTTGTGAATACAATATAAAAGAAGCAAAGTATGGTTTTAATTTAAAAAGCTTTCCTTCGGGTAATCTTGCGGGTAACGGCTTATGGTTTAAGACAGGAATACTGGCATATAATCTGATTATGTACCTCAAACGAATCATAATGGGAGGTGTCTATAAAAATAAAGAGATGGGTAGTATACGTTATCAGGTCATATCTATAGCGGGGAAACTTGTGTCCCACGGCGGTAATAAACTGAAGTTGTGCTGCAGTGTGGATATGTTCAAAAAAATGGAACAGTGGAGGACAGAATGTTTAACGTTGTGA
- the istA gene encoding IS21 family transposase has protein sequence MLQIEDIRNMYFNKGKNVSEICRETGFDRKTVNKYLEKENWTEVKLPLPEVRGSKLDAYKPEIDRWLEDDRRIRRKQRHTAKRVFDRLREKYPDFECSYRTVASYVSEKKQEIYNPKQSYLPLEHKAGEAQIDFGKADFVEKGVPFFGSYLSVSFPNSNGGYLQLFKGENFKCLAQGLRNIFEHMGGVPHRHWYDNLSPVVKDILKGKDRNLTESFIRFREHYGFESAFCNPASGHEKGNVENKVGYLRRNLLVPVPEFSDLEEYNRELLVRCDKDMKREHYRKGEFISSLFEEDLKALNPLPTRVFEAESYEHVRVDAYGKFTLNDGKHTYSASPRLAGGRAVVVKSHNNIKVLDKNMKEVVVHNRLYGEERQESMDWLPYLSQLSKKPGALKYTGIYKMLPCSIRSWLDKVSPGEKSSALKMLASMTKESGFDVAVKSLENALSCNASDFESISSVYRSIISRMPELKPVSLSPDVPELRKVDSDFSKYDRLFNSEVGHVSN, from the coding sequence ATGTTACAAATTGAAGATATCAGAAATATGTACTTTAACAAAGGCAAGAATGTGTCGGAAATATGCAGAGAAACCGGCTTTGATCGCAAGACAGTAAACAAGTATCTTGAGAAAGAGAACTGGACAGAAGTAAAGCTGCCGTTACCGGAAGTCAGGGGATCGAAGCTTGATGCGTATAAGCCTGAGATAGACAGATGGTTAGAAGATGACAGAAGAATAAGGCGCAAACAAAGGCATACAGCCAAAAGGGTATTTGACAGATTGAGGGAAAAATATCCTGATTTTGAGTGCAGCTACCGGACAGTAGCGAGTTATGTATCAGAGAAGAAGCAGGAGATTTACAACCCTAAGCAGTCGTACTTACCTTTAGAGCATAAAGCGGGTGAAGCCCAGATAGACTTCGGTAAGGCTGACTTTGTAGAAAAAGGTGTACCGTTTTTTGGCTCTTATCTGAGCGTATCATTCCCCAACAGCAATGGCGGTTATCTGCAGCTTTTTAAGGGGGAGAACTTTAAATGCCTTGCCCAGGGATTGAGAAATATTTTTGAACATATGGGCGGTGTCCCCCATAGGCATTGGTATGACAATTTATCCCCTGTAGTTAAAGATATCTTAAAAGGCAAAGACCGTAATTTGACAGAATCATTTATAAGATTCAGGGAACATTACGGATTCGAGTCAGCATTCTGCAATCCGGCTTCCGGTCATGAGAAGGGAAATGTAGAGAATAAAGTTGGTTATTTAAGGCGTAATCTTCTTGTTCCCGTTCCGGAGTTTTCAGATTTGGAAGAGTACAACCGTGAGCTGCTGGTAAGGTGTGACAAAGATATGAAGCGTGAGCATTACCGTAAAGGGGAATTTATCTCCAGTCTTTTTGAAGAGGATTTGAAAGCACTCAATCCGCTGCCTACCAGAGTTTTTGAGGCGGAGAGTTATGAGCATGTAAGAGTTGATGCTTACGGCAAATTTACATTGAATGACGGTAAACACACCTATTCAGCCTCTCCACGCCTTGCAGGTGGTAGAGCTGTAGTAGTAAAGAGCCATAACAATATCAAAGTGCTTGATAAAAATATGAAGGAGGTGGTTGTTCACAATAGGCTTTATGGAGAAGAGAGACAGGAATCTATGGATTGGTTACCATATCTCAGTCAGCTCTCAAAGAAGCCTGGTGCCCTGAAATATACGGGTATTTATAAAATGCTCCCCTGTTCTATCAGGAGTTGGCTTGATAAAGTATCACCGGGGGAAAAATCTTCAGCACTAAAAATGCTTGCAAGTATGACTAAGGAGTCGGGGTTTGATGTGGCAGTAAAATCCCTGGAAAATGCATTGTCATGCAATGCCAGTGATTTTGAGAGTATATCCTCTGTTTACAGGAGTATAATCAGCAGGATGCCTGAGCTTAAGCCGGTAAGTCTGTCACCTGATGTTCCTGAATTGAGAAAGGTTGATTCTGATTTCAGTAAATATGACCGATTATTTAATAGCGAGGTTGGTCATGTCAGTAATTGA
- a CDS encoding transposase: protein MSVASSISEDNVSVKKPLHKHILEIVTGVLASKSCNLTEIARSLKEDIAIKDTLKRIRRNVHDHPEILELSNYYNMNKWKDKVREETIIALDAGDICHHFGNNFENHCRLRDGSKGSTGNGYYLNQISCYNPSERITFPMYLDMYSSEEQSFKSMNTESMKAVENFVSAAGPKGLWVLDRGYDGGIMLNYFLNKDLDFVTRLTKKRHLVLGGKPVSIPDLVKKINRRYKIGKSFRFGYKKCYINLEGKLYPVTVMVNKGEENKEPHILLTNGHIKKSREIKRRVTGYYHRWGVEECYRFEKQGFGIEKSLTPNFNAIKSLLGASMLAWSVLLMVQEDEILKEQVIANSKREKSKKKDRPKFIYYSLLDGISRAFIMAKEIFRFRKPKPPNLAPTIDELLNKRSLGMIL, encoded by the coding sequence GTGAGTGTAGCATCATCAATTTCAGAGGATAATGTAAGTGTAAAAAAGCCCCTTCATAAACATATTTTGGAAATAGTAACCGGAGTATTAGCCTCAAAGAGCTGCAACTTAACAGAAATAGCAAGAAGCCTGAAGGAAGATATAGCCATAAAAGACACTTTAAAAAGGATACGCCGTAATGTCCATGATCACCCAGAGATTCTTGAATTGTCGAATTATTACAATATGAACAAGTGGAAAGACAAAGTAAGGGAAGAAACAATAATAGCATTGGATGCGGGAGACATTTGTCATCATTTTGGCAATAACTTTGAAAATCATTGTCGTTTAAGAGATGGGAGCAAAGGCAGTACCGGCAACGGTTATTATCTAAATCAAATAAGTTGTTACAATCCTTCTGAGAGAATAACATTTCCAATGTATCTTGATATGTACAGCAGCGAAGAACAGAGCTTTAAGAGTATGAACACGGAAAGTATGAAAGCGGTAGAGAATTTTGTATCAGCAGCTGGACCCAAAGGTTTGTGGGTATTAGACCGTGGTTATGACGGCGGTATTATGCTGAATTATTTTTTAAACAAGGATCTTGATTTTGTAACCAGATTAACAAAAAAGCGCCACCTTGTTTTAGGAGGTAAACCGGTAAGTATTCCTGATTTAGTGAAGAAAATAAACAGACGTTACAAAATTGGGAAATCTTTTAGGTTTGGCTATAAGAAGTGTTATATAAATCTTGAAGGTAAGCTTTACCCTGTGACTGTAATGGTTAATAAGGGGGAGGAGAATAAAGAGCCTCATATTTTACTTACAAATGGTCACATAAAGAAATCCAGAGAGATTAAGAGACGCGTGACAGGATATTACCACCGCTGGGGCGTGGAAGAATGTTACAGATTTGAGAAGCAGGGCTTTGGAATAGAGAAGAGTTTAACCCCTAACTTTAATGCGATAAAATCACTGCTTGGAGCATCCATGTTAGCCTGGAGCGTATTGCTGATGGTACAGGAGGATGAAATATTAAAAGAGCAGGTCATTGCAAATTCTAAGAGGGAGAAATCCAAAAAGAAAGATCGACCAAAATTTATATATTATAGCCTTTTAGATGGTATTAGCAGAGCATTTATTATGGCTAAGGAAATATTTAGATTTCGAAAACCCAAGCCGCCTAATTTAGCTCCTACAATTGATGAATTGTTAAATAAACGTTCACTTGGTATGATACTGTGA
- a CDS encoding cytochrome P460 family protein, producing MKKTGILITLLIAAVFVVSCAKTDMPKTEPANVWNYLQDQNYTDWQLFPGTTELYPGQSPHGAFLTSYINKKAAKSVNNDEFAYGSIIVKENYTPSKKLAAVTVMYKVKGFNPDGGDWYWAKYSPKGDAQAVGKVKGCIQCHSAVKDSDWSYLKSEM from the coding sequence ATGAAAAAGACAGGAATTTTAATTACACTCTTGATAGCAGCAGTCTTTGTGGTGTCATGCGCAAAAACCGATATGCCGAAAACAGAACCGGCAAATGTATGGAATTATTTGCAGGATCAGAATTATACTGATTGGCAGTTATTTCCCGGAACAACTGAATTATACCCCGGTCAGTCACCTCACGGTGCCTTTCTTACATCTTATATTAACAAGAAAGCTGCAAAAAGTGTTAATAATGATGAATTTGCTTACGGCTCAATAATTGTAAAGGAAAACTACACTCCGTCAAAAAAACTTGCAGCTGTAACAGTCATGTATAAAGTAAAAGGATTTAACCCTGACGGAGGAGACTGGTACTGGGCAAAATATTCTCCAAAAGGCGATGCGCAGGCTGTTGGTAAAGTAAAAGGATGTATACAGTGCCACTCGGCAGTAAAAGATAGCGACTGGTCATATCTGAAATCCGAAATGTAA